Sequence from the Fragaria vesca subsp. vesca linkage group LG4, FraVesHawaii_1.0, whole genome shotgun sequence genome:
TGCTGAGCTATAAAACTGATCGACTAATTAATTAAAAAAAAACGCCCGAGCACATAGAACATAGGAGGCAACTCTAATTTGTGAAGCGTTTTATAGATGAATGAGATACTCGGACCAATGTAGCCATTTCATTCAAAGTGAGACTGAAGAGACGAGCATGAGCTTTATGGTGACAATCACGGCGGACAAACGACCACTTCTTTATCATCCAACAAACTATGTTTTTTTCATCTATTCTTAATTTCCTTACACTAACACTATACATCATCGTGATGCAAACCTTGCGCCGGCCACACTATACCTTACGCCATCGTGAACGATGACTTGGAGTCCTCATTACACACACCCACAAATTGCAGCAGAAAATTGAATCATCCATTGACATGATATTGATACAGATAAACAACCATGATGAAGAGTGACATTCAAAGTGACTATATTGGATGAAACAAATGGACAACAAATAAATTGTAGTTTAGTAAATAAGTAATATGGTGAAGTGAATTTTCCAGTTTGGGGGGAGCGAATTGATGCGTTAAATGGTGAGGGTGATGATGAGTGCGCCTGCCAAGCATGCCTCCAAATCCTTTGAAGCAAACAGAATGTTATGATGATTCCCAGTGCACGCCCTTAAAAATTCCTCTCCCTTCTCTTGTTCCAATTCCAACCAAGATCTTCACACTTGACACATTCTTCAAGTAAAGAATAGAAACCCCAATTTTCGCTTCTTGTCACTCCCTCAATCATGATCTTTTATCCTTTTCCCTCCTCTAATATCCATATCCTACGTTTGATTAATGTGACTTGTGGATTTAATGTTGTTGTTCTACCATGCATGGATGCATGACATCGATCATATACATCATATACATACACTAACTATTTTTAGTGCGAGTGAGATAGCAAGTCTTGATTACATTAGCAGTTAGTAACATACCCACACAAATTTTTATTCGAACTGAAGTCCTCGAGAGTGACCTATATATCAAAGCCAGAGTAATCTCCCATCCCGCCGCAGATGTACTGACCTGAAGGTCCCTCAAAACTATTATACGGGAAAGCTACGTGTTAATGCCTAGTTTGACACAATCTAGAAACATTTTCGAAAACTAGAAGTATTTTCCATTTGACAAATTAAGTAGTTAAATGTGTTGTATCAAAATAAAGAATAAATACGTGAAGTAAATGCAACTATCTTATATACTTCTCATATTAACACTGCAGAACCTAGACAAGCAATGACAAACGGTCCTTTATAGTTGTTGATCGACATGCATGCCTTTGAAAGATCTTATGGTACATAGAGGATTTGGATTCACCATCATTACTGTTATGGGTAAAGAACAATGGAACACAGTGTGGATACAACACAACCAAACTAGGAAGCCACATTTTTCTTGGAGTTGGGGCTTTTGTAGTCTCAAGCATACCCACTTCAAAAGATCTTCCCTGTATTTATTTATATATTTGTTGGTAATGATAGTTTCCTAGTTATCTATCCAACCAAAATCCCTCTGCCACCTTTTTTCCCCTTCTTATATTCGTAGAACCCTCCTCACTTGAGCATCACTTCCATCTTTTACTCTCTCACACACAGACACTTAGAGACCCTGATATTTTCTACTGTGAAGTTATAGGAAAAATGGGTGATATTTCTTATGCCAATGGCAATGGGAATGTGAATGGGAATGGGAATGGAGTAGGAGTGAATGGGAATGCAGTGAATGGAAATGGAATGAATAGAAAAGGCCATCCAGTACTGAATGGCTACCGGAAGAGCTGCTGGTATGAGGAAGAAATCGAGGAAAACTTAAGATGGAGCTTTGCTCTTAATAGGTATAGTTATTTCTCTATACATTTTCAGTAGAATCAGTTGCATTAGTTCAGTAATCTTGGCGTCTACTTCAACATTTTTCCTTCTTTTTTTTCTTTTTCTTTTTGAGGTTCCTATTATACAATTGAATGTGGAAATATAAACTTCTAGCTGACTTATGGCCCTCCTTTAGATCTGAGAGTGAAAGATCCTTACTTTACACATTGAATGAATTCTTTAAAAGTGAAACATTCTTTTTGACAACAAATCTTGGTCACGAAAAGTTCAGACAAGACATAATAATGTTGGATTAGAGATTAGTATTATAATCAGTGTTTAGTTTCATCATTTACATTAAGTTTTTAATAAGCACTGCAGTAATCTGTTTTCTAATTTTGAATCGCAGTATTCTGCATACAGGATCTACTCCATACCAAGACATTGCTTTGTTGGACACAAAGCCCTTTGGAAAGGTTTTGATGAATTCTACTTCAAGTTGTCAAAAACAAAGTGATTCATGCCATTGTTTTTTCTTCTGTAGTTATATACCTTGTGTAATTTTCAGGCTTTGGTCATTGATGGAAAGCTTCAAAGTGCTGAGACTGATGAATTTATCTACCATGAATGTCTTTGCCATCCCGCACTTCTTCATCATGCAAAGTACTTCACCTGTCTCTTTACATATACATTTATACATATATAGAATTATAGATGCAGAAACATTATTTGTATATATAAGAAACAATATTAATCGATCTTATCAATGTTAGTCCAACCAACATCTTCATCATGGGAGGAGGTGAAGGCTCCACTGCCAGAGAACTTCTGAGACACAAGACTGTGGAGAAGGTTGTCATGTGTGACATTGATGAGGTAATTGAAACCTGCTAGCTCCCTTCATTATCTTTGCTCATTTTAGACTCTAACTAATTTACCTTAAGCTAAAGAACATACCCTTTTACCTGTTTTTTCAGCTACTTTACCAAAATTCTCTTTTCAGTTTTTCAATTGTCTCCTGGTTTCAGAAAAGACAAAATCAGAATAGCCCCCAAGCACCGAAAATAAATTTCTTGGGTTTTAGGTTCAATACGGTTTATAACACAATGTATTTATTCAAAAAAAAAAAAAAAAAAAAACTAACATATTTGATATTATGAATCTTATGTTCACATTATGCAGGAGGTGGTGGACTTCTGCAAATCATATTTGGATGTAAACAAAGAAGCTTTCTGTGATGCAAGACTCAAGCTCATCATCAATGATGCCAGGTTTCTTTTGTCAATAGTAGATTCTATACTAACCTCGATCAGATCCCTCTAATGTCGTAATGTATAGTTACTAATTCTGGAGGTATATCGCAGGGCTGAGCTAGAACACACAGAAAACCACTATGATGTGATCATTGGAGATCTTGCAGACCCAATAGAAGGAGGACCTTGTTATAAACTCTACACCAAATCTTTCTATGAGTTAATTGTCAAACCTAGACTCACCAAGGATGGCATTTTTGTCACACAGGTATCAGTTATAGTATTAACCATCATATACGTACATGGATGAAGTTTATCACATATATTGACACATATTGACCGGTTAATCTTCGACACATTATGTAGGCTGGTCCTGCTGGAATTTTCAGCCACACAGAAGTTTTCTCTTGCATCTACAATACTCTAAGGCAGGTCTTCAAATGTAGGTCAACTTGATCCAGAAAACTATTTCCCTTTAGCCAATGTATCTGTAAATTATATATCTACACTTTTCTTACGACCGTTTTGTGTTGAAGATGTTGTGCCTTATTCAGCTCATATTCCTTCTTATGCTGATACTTGGGGATGGATCATGGTAAAGAACTCCTCATTTGTAAATGTGTAGAGAACTAGGACCCTATTTTTATTGGCATCAAGGAGGCTAAATACTCGCTGTTTAAATTGACAGGCTTCAGATAACCCATTTGTGCTTAGTGCTGATGAACTAGACCTGAAAACTAAATTGAGGATCAATGGGGAGAACAGATACCTAGATGGGAAAACATTTACATCAGCCTCTACCTTGAGCAAAGCCATTCGCAAATCGTAAGTCACATGCCACATAATGTAGGTTCTTTTTTTTCATCTTGAATTTGATCAAGCAGTTAGTAATCCAAGTCGGTTTTTTCAGGATGGAAAATGAGACTCATGTATACACAGAAGGAACTGCAAGGTTCATATATGGTCATGGTCATAATAGTGCCCAAAAACACAATTAAGCCAGCACTGTGAAACACAATAGTGAAAGTGGAAAAAGAATCTTGGGCCTTCCCTTTGTAGCTGTATTTGTTTATTTTTCCTTTTCTTCTTGATTGTGTAGTAACCTAAAGATTATGATATAAAACTTTGCTTGTTGCTATCTTAATACATGCCTATGACATGTTGGGATTGATTCATAAGGAACATGAAATGGAGAGAGAACTATACCAGTTTGAAAATTCTAAAGATTAATCTTAACAAACAAATTGGCCAAGAGTGATATCACTTCACAAGACTAAGAAAGAGTAACAAATTGGGGTAAGCTTATATGGTCTAAATATATTATTCCTCGTATCTCTATTCATTCATGGAAAGTGTTACAAGGTAAGGTATTGTCAGAAGATGTGTTGCAACGACGAGGATTTTCCTTGGCATCTCATTGTGTCCTTTGTGGCTTGGAGGGTGAATCATTGCTTCACATTTTTTTCTCATGCTCTTATGCTTATTCCTTGTGGGGATGCTGGGTATCTTGGTTTGAGTTGGGTGTTATGCCATCAACTATTATGGATTTGTTATTCTATGGTTTGAATGGTCGTAGCCAATAACTTAGAGAATTGTGGCTGCTTTGTTTTACTACTACTCTATGGTTTATTTGGAAGGCAAGGAACATAATGAAGCATGATGGTCGTTTCATTGGTGTGGATGCTTTATGCAAACTCATGATGGTCGTTTCATTGGTGTGGATGCTTTATGCAAACTTATTTTCGAGCACATACAAACTGCTAGTAGATTAGCTACAGGTTGTATGTCCAACTCTTTGGAGGAGTTACGAGTCTTGAAGAATTATAATATTTCATGTCATCCACGTAAAGCTCCTTGTATTATTAAGGTTAATTGGCATCCTCCAATCCTTGGGTGGATGAAAATTAATACTGATGGTGCGTGGCAGCGTACATCAGGACGAGCCGGATACGGTGGTATTTTTCGTGACTTCCGTGGTTCTTTTCTTGGTGCCCTTTTGCGTCTAATCTTGATATTCATAGCTCCGTTGAGGCTGAGGTCATGTCAGTAATCCAAGCTATTGAGTTAGCTTGGGTTAGAGAATGGAAACATATATGGCTTGAGGTGGACTCCACTCTTGTCCTTCAATATCTTCAGGATCCTCATCTTGTTCCTTGGCGGTTACGGGTGGCCTGAAGTAATTGCTTGCACCATATCAATAAATTTATTGTTTCTTGTACCTTTTTTTTATCAATAAATTTTCGTGGGGGGACGATGAGTTAATCTCTCTATGCTTACCCAAAATAAACTTCACAAGAGTAAGAAAGGCACAAGTTGTTTTATTGTAGTCGACTATGGGCTTGAAATGACATCTTCATCTTATATTAAACGGCTAACCAAAGGAGAGAAACTAAAATCCCAACAGTAGTTACCAAAAACCAAAAACCAAAAACACAAAACTGACTAAAAGCCCAAGATTAATAGGTGACCCAGCATGATACAATATTGGGCTAAGGTATTTTATGTGTCAAAAGATACAAACTAAACTGGTTATCCATTTTCAAACAATTAATTTGACCAGTTTAAGATGAAATTTTGATGCTCATGAGCCCTAAAGCTAGCTTAGGTTTTGTGTTTTGAAACAAGACTCGATCAAGAGAATTTATAGTATTAACGATAACCCTAATTTGAAATAAGAAAAGACTTGCTCAACTCTTGTACACATATAATATTTCTTCTTTAAATAAGTCGTGTATGCGAGTTTTATATATAATAGAGCCTGACCAATCTAATACACATGTTATGCGAGTTTATTTCATGGTGGCGGGTTGACTCGTGGTTTAACCATGTATTAAATGGGTGATGATGTATTGACACGTCGCTCACCTGCTTTTTAATCGTGCAGTTTCAACTTGCTTTATTTCATATGGGTTTCTAGTTGTATTATTATTCGAGTCGGAAATGACAGCCCTATACTAATAGATCGTCTATTAATTCTTTTCTTCTACTTCCCCAAGTTGAATTCCTCGCTACAGGGTTCTCACTGTAACTTCTAATATTTTGCTTTCACTTTTCCGCCTCCTTTAGTCGTTAGAGCAAGTCAATTTTTTTTATGACCCAGGTCATTAACCCCATAAAAACAATGGCCCAAACCCAATTTTCACCCCTTCAACAGCTCCACCCATCACAATGGGTTAACCTCGATAATCACCCAAGTCATTTCTTGGTTTAGAGTTGTGACCTAGAAGCTCACCACAAATAACTTGGGTTAACCTAATACCAATTCAGATGCATGACCCGAAACCTGGGCAATTTCAGCAAGCCATCCGAGGCCCACAACTTGAGTGATGCTAAGGTTCCGTGTGCGTGAGACGCACCAAAGGCTCAAGTGTGTGCAAGCCAACCATTTGTCGCCTAGCCTTTCAAGGAAAAGTTGTCGGCAACAAAACCATAAATATAATCATCAAAACATAATCAATACCATGCCAACACCTAAGTTAGCAAATGTGTAGAGCGTGACAAGGAGATGGAGTATCATACTACATGCAGCTCGAACAGTGACTGGAGTCACCAAAACGTAGGGAAACCAGTCAAAAATAGCCACTGCTCTCAACCTTTCAGCCTTCGTTTCTCTCTCCTTTGTCAATGATATATACATTAAACCACCACCACATATGTGATGATGACGAAGAGACAAAGAGACAAAGATAGATGCGCCAGCTAAGGGCGATTAGAGATGGGGGAGACAGCCGGGTCATCATTTGATGTGTACAAGTCGGTATTCGGCTCGAGTGTTTCAATCTAATCATACACCTATATATACATCCATCAACTCCATCAACTGCTAAGATCAAATGATGAAGATGATTTTCAACGGTCCATATTGCAATGCTTAAAGGCTAACCAAATAATTTCTTAATATTCCAAAACTTCTAAAATCATTCGAATATGAAAATATTTTCAGATTTTCGACAAAAGAAGAAGAAATAACGTACTCTAGGACTGAACATATGCTAGCAAAAACACCACAAAATGTCAAAATGGGTATCAGATCACCACACAGTGTGTAAGAGGAGCAAAAGAAAATGACAAAGATCAGGAGAATTAAGAGAAGAAGCTAAGAAAAACCCACCCCAAATTCTCAAGCCTTCGATCTAGATCCGGAGCGATCAAGATGTAGGCAAGAAAGAACGGGGACAACACTGGTTTTTCTCATATATGTTTTCTCTCAAGATTTTAGAGTGAGTGAGTTATGAGTGATTTGTAATTCTTACACTATTCTTTATCCATAAACCCAGATCATATTATATATATGAGTTTGTTATTTCACAAAATGAAACTCTATATAATGTGAAAAAATGAGAATGAGAAAGTATATCTCATATTAAAAACTTGAGACATTGATATGAGTATATAACAAATATGACCCTTTGCTAGCCATTGCTAATGTTGTTAGCAAGGAATCTAGGTGATATAGACATTTTGCGGACGAGTAGGTCATGCTTCTTATGAATATATTGTTCAAAGAC
This genomic interval carries:
- the LOC101301387 gene encoding thermospermine synthase ACAULIS5-like, producing the protein MGDISYANGNGNVNGNGNGVGVNGNAVNGNGMNRKGHPVLNGYRKSCWYEEEIEENLRWSFALNSILHTGSTPYQDIALLDTKPFGKALVIDGKLQSAETDEFIYHECLCHPALLHHANPTNIFIMGGGEGSTARELLRHKTVEKVVMCDIDEEVVDFCKSYLDVNKEAFCDARLKLIINDARAELEHTENHYDVIIGDLADPIEGGPCYKLYTKSFYELIVKPRLTKDGIFVTQAGPAGIFSHTEVFSCIYNTLRQVFKYVVPYSAHIPSYADTWGWIMASDNPFVLSADELDLKTKLRINGENRYLDGKTFTSASTLSKAIRKSMENETHVYTEGTARFIYGHGHNSAQKHN